Genomic DNA from Paramisgurnus dabryanus chromosome 11, PD_genome_1.1, whole genome shotgun sequence:
GAAGATTGGCCAGGATAGCGGTGTGAAACATTTCTGTCTGTGAAACATTTTAGCTAACAGCCAATGAAACGATAGCGGTGTGAAACATTTTAGCTAACAGCCAATGAAACGATAGCAGTGTGAAACAATTTTCCTAACAGCCAATGAAACGATAGCGGTGTGAAACATTTTAGCTAACAGCCAATGAAACGATAGCAGTGTGAAACAATTCTGTGAAACATTTTTtctttcgaatcgctctcgcgaaACTTTGATGTCACACGCCGATCGGGTGCTAATCGTTGCATAACCCCCGAACACATCAATCCCTTGAAACAATTTATCACTTTACAAGAGATTTAAAATTATATGTTATTTGGGAGATTCTAAGTAAATCTCAacgatttatttttaaaggttgTACCAGAGAAGCATTACCGATGTTTGACATCCTCTGACTGTACATGATGCTGCCTAAAACATTGATTACTTTTGGCTCAGTTTAGATCCTACTTAAGGTTTAGCAGAACAAAGCCAAAGATGTAAGGTCAAGCGAACCATGATACAATCACAAAGAAATCATGAtgattatgataaaaaaaaatgaaaaaatacaaGTCTGAAACAACATCTGCACATTAAGCGAGAATAATATTTATTGCACACAGAAATTTcaaatattcatttttttaggttttcataatttttcatttttttccatttttcatttttataaacatAATCAGATCAGaacaaactcaacatttcaGAGTGCTTTTTCCTTTTCTCTCTCCTTTTCAAACACCTCCTTGGAACTTCAGTGTGCATGCCTacaataatgaaataataaacaataaatgtaacaaaaaccTGAATCTAACAAGTTGTGTGGCGTCACATAATTTTGCATGAATCAAAACCAAACATTAGGTGTGCATGTTCATGGGATAAAACATGCTTGCCTCTAGGAGCTTCTTTACTTCGTATCTGACAACTCCTTGGCTTGATGAGCCTGAAGAACCACTACTGCCTCTTCAACCTAAAGAGTTCAGATTATTGCATTATTATATCACTTTGGTTAATAAATAAATCCATGATCACGAGCAAAGATCCAGTGATAATTGTTCTGTTAAGTTGGCAAACCTTAGAGTGGAGGGATTCTGGAGACTCAAGCATGTGTAGTAGTTCAGAGTTGTCAATCTCCAGCAGCATACCCGTGA
This window encodes:
- the LOC135729701 gene encoding embryonic polyadenylate-binding protein B-like is translated as MLAAAPLKEQKQLLGERLYPLIQAMHPNLAGKITGMLLEIDNSELLHMLESPESLHSKVEEAVVVLQAHQAKELSDTK